The Dioscorea cayenensis subsp. rotundata cultivar TDr96_F1 chromosome 11, TDr96_F1_v2_PseudoChromosome.rev07_lg8_w22 25.fasta, whole genome shotgun sequence genomic interval GAGATCTCTCTGGTGGtttccaattttataaaaattctttcaaaatgTTTGTATCTTTAAAAACCCTTTActtcttaaattatttatttttggtttaaacCCTTGTTTGGTCCCTATAAGTAGGTTCGGGTGcccatttagtccctctattttaattttgccGCGGGAAATGCATCTATTATACAAATTGAGAAATCTTGGGCCTCACCCTACAAATCATTAGTTTGTCCGTCAACCATGGCTGATGTggcttattttattaattaattataattaaaaaaaattaaaaacgatatataccttcttctcctccatccctCTCCGCTCCCCCACCATTCTCCTCCACATCGACGCCGGCTCCTTCATCCAGTGGTCTGGTGGCTCCCAGCGGTGAATATCATCATCACCACCGCGAACACCTTCACAGACATCACCTCCTTTCTCTTCTTTGCGGCTGTGAGTGAGGAAGAGCTTGTTAGAGAAGGAGCACCAAAGTTCGTAGATGATGGCGCGGAGAGCGAGGAGAGTGAGGACGTGGAGTGGCCATGAGTGAGCTTGGAAGTGGTGTGTGCATGCCCATGCATGCATGGCTTGCCAATAAGTGGTGCGTACAGTGGGTActatgaaaaaaagaaacaaaattagagagagagagagaatattGAAGGTTCATGTTGAGACATGCAAAATGAAAGAGAAACTAGACTTTATCTTcagaaatgaataaaaaaaagctaaacTATGCATACATGAagctatatatatgtgtgtatgtatatgaatatgttttcatatttagaAATGCAGAAACAAAGATGCGGAGCACGCAGACATGAAGCAAGTGTAGATAAAGAGGAAAACTGTAATGTttgtaaaaatttctttttcttcatctttgacTGGTTTGACTAGGTGTTTGGTGAGTGGGCCCCAATGTTGTTTCATTGCCTTAATTTTCGGATCTTGCCTGATTGTGGATTATTGGTTTTTCCTGTTTTTGATTAGTGGaggcttttaattgagtttatgGGTTGCTTTTATAGGCTTAGTTGTGCAACCAATCTTCTTGCTCTCCAAACTCTCTTATCCTTGAAACAACTCAACCTTGGCCGaattttggtgtcattttcttttctctttatgcttggtttttGAGTGGAACTTGTCACCAACAAGCTTAGAGGTAagcttgttattttctttagaattctgagatttttttattgtcttgttttaattgttttgttagTGCCAAGCATGTATGTTTATCTGAGAAtttatttgagcatgtttttcatgtcatTGAGTGTTTTTTTTGGTCATTTTGAATAATTATGTGTAGCATGCCTTTGTAATTTTAAGCTTAAATTCCATGTGTGCATGTTGCAATATAGAGAGGTTTGGAATTTGCAGCCTTattttgttaagattttatttatctctCATGATTTTGCAAGCTTGTATCTACCAAGGGATgactataatttaattataatatttgtgtATGCATCTTGTAAGTTCGGACAGGTAAATTAGCAttcatgttttaaattatttgaatataggTTTTCATGTTTGTAAGCTTGACATTGTGAGTATGCAGCCATGTTATAAGTTAGTTGATTATTTGTtgttatgtatataaatatatgtgtatgtgtgtgggTATGCATGCATTTCATGATTTAgaaatttcttttcattgaaaattCGTCCAAATCCTGTGTCCATGctaatgttaattttatttttagtattgcTTAAATGCTTGTGGTGCAtgttagaaatattaatttatatattcagaaTCATGGGATTGTATTGATTTTAATCTTGGAAAGCTAATTGTGCTGGTGTTATGATTAAAGCTTTTATGGAGAATTTTAATTGCTTAGCTAAATTTTTTGTGAAAACCTTTAATTGCTAGCTATGAactcttttatttgttgaattagcTCGGGCTATAGTCGTAATTTAGGCCCGACCCAAGTTTTGTAACCTAAGTTATAATATTCTGTTTGGGTAGATCCATACCGAGCTGTAGTTcgcgggacttggtgaacccaactctgtagctcggagccaggtaggctctcgcactgtataattccgtatttctggcaataattattatttaattattgcattgtttgataattttatttatttgcgtggtatttatgtttatttatttattttcttatttgcattatttattcagtAATTCCTCTGTCTGTATTCCGTATTTTCTgcggtttttagtacatctccatttctggctcgcccagctaggaggagtaagtcctagccatgtgcacatgtttttacGTAGTAGAGCTACCCCGATCGCGGTCGAAGATCCCGGCTACTACCGCTGATATTCCGCTCGCTCGCTCGTTCCGACTTCATAGTCGAAGATCCACTCGCTGTCGTTGATTTGCTATTAGCCATGGAGATGTATTTTTTtgcgtgtttttcgtgtttttttggattattcCAAAGATTCTGCGTATTTTCCGTATTCGTATGAAGCATGAGCTATTATTCCGCAATATCCGCTATACCCGTTGTTTTTTTCTCGCGATCCcactgggcccttgtggctcatacaCTCTATGTATTCTGTtctcgcaggagaagatcaTGTTTAGGACTGGGGGGTGTCAGAGAGTCGTATTGTCTGCGTTATCGATGATCTTGTTATTACCTTCTCGTGAGTGTAAGACTTGTATTCCGATCGTATTTGTAATTTGCTGAACTGCTGGGTTGTATTTAGTATTCTGAGAAATCGCTAAAGTCCCGCACTCgtagtatttttaaatttccaaaGTATCCCTATTTGTCTTTTTGCTGTTCCTGCTCATATCTGCATTAGCAGGCTGACTCGACTGGGGTTTTTagctgaggccttgcacccagtggggcccagtcccattggatgcggccgatctgtccACGGGCCCGGCTGTGGGGCTGGGACGTGACAAAAACAGAGCAGAGATTCAGTTCCAGATAATGAAAGGAAGACAAATAGACAAGTATGcatacatgtgtatatatatatatatataacgaaaGAGCAAAAAGCTTCATTTTCGGGCATGTAGAAACAGATCAagacaagaatatatatatatatatatatatatatattcgtatATGTGAAACAagagtagagagagagagagagagagagagagaagagagagcaAACTTTGCATCATCATCGAGGTGATGATGCTCGCCGCTTGGAGCCACCAAACCATTGGATGAAGGAGCCGCTGGCGTCAATGTGGAGGAATATGGTGAGGGGAGGAGAGGGATGGAAGAGAAGAAGGTATATAtcgttttaaattttttttattataattaattaataaaataagccACATCAGCCATGGTTGACGGGCAAACTAATGATTTGTAGGGTGAGGACCaagatttttcaatttgtataaTAGAGGCACTTCGAGCGGCAAAATTagaatagagggactaaatgggCACCCGAACCTACTTACAGGGACCAAACTGGGGTTTAAACCTTTATTTTTTACTTCAAATCTATATGAAATTACCAAATTACTCCCAACTTTACTCATCTTCACTTGCGCCTGCACCTGCACCTGCACCTGCACCAACGGCGGGTCCACTAGCAGCGGGTCCACTAGCAACAGCCTGGAGAGATCATGTGCGGTTTGTCCTACAAACTAACATACCTGAGTTTGGGCTCACTTTAGGGGTAAGCGAGACAGTGATATCTTTGGCATTTGACAAATTACtgacataataaaaaatgaaagagtgaaaaagaaaaacaaattctcAGAGGAACtcgttaaaaaaattattaattcacGGGAAATGGCAGATAATTTACCCATGTCATGACAAGACAATAAAAGCTAGTGATTGGTCAGTACGTTCTGACAATTATTTACaacttttattgttaattatattagtggatggttttttctttttttctttgaaattgtaaataaataactaaataaatacgGAAATTCGTATTTTGtgcattaattatgaaaatgcACCTATAGACTTATGCAACCTTTAATTGGTGGctcctatatatttttaattaattaatttttgactCCACACTTTCTCTTTGACTGTAAACTGACGGACGGcacaccatttttttttcagtaatATTTTAGCTTTGATATCTTTATGGctataaaattaatgtttttaaaatcagACCAAGAAATAAATCGATTAAGTAAACAGATCATGAGTCAATCGGTTGGACCGAATGACCTGATTTGGTCGAACCGgatgatgttatatatatatacgtttcAATTATCCAAACTCACATATATTTCGAAGCTAATTCAAACCCACCACATCTTTCCTCGGTCATTCTTCTGTGTTCATTTCcctgaaaatcaaaataattaaataaataaataatcaaaatttcaaccattctcatTCAAAGATCAACTGCTCATCTTTCAACCATTAGTATATATCCACCGTCAATCCATCTTAAGATAAGtgcaaaatcctaatcccaagACAACCATCGATCTATTTGTTAAGACCTAAACCATTCTTTCCCAGCCTATCTCCAGCCCACCACAAGGTCCCCAACTAGTTCTTTTTATACTACAAACTCCAACTTTTTCCTCACTGGAACACCAAACTTAACACCATGGTTCTCACAAGCACAAGCTCGTCTACCACCATCTCTCGACCACATGCTCTGACTGTCTCGGCTAAACGCTCCATCTCCAAACACACAATCCTCCTCTGTTTCATCGTCATTTTCTCGATCATCTCATTTGCACTCGTCTTTATACTACCCTTCTTCTCCccagattaaaaatttaaaaataaaaaaaatttagaaccAGGGTCAACCAGGTTCTTATCAAGCCGGCCGGTTCGAAGGGTTAGACTGAGTTTGATCAGGTCAACACCCTgtcaataatttatataaaaccaGACTAGACTGCTGGCCAGTTTCTGGTTCTATCGGTCCGACCAACCGGTTCGGTCCTGGTCTCAAAACATTGCATAGAACACACGTGGATGACGGTTGCTATGTACTTTCATTGTCTCTCGATGGTGGAATGTTAAACTATTACTGAGACTCAATGGCGTGCATTATCGCTATAGAGAAAACAATGCCCGTTTCTAACTCCATCAGCGATAAATCCCAACCCAAACATCCTCTCCAATGTCATGCTTTGGTTTACAGTAACGGTCTAACGAGCAGTCCGGTAGCGGCTTGGCGCTACCCGGGTAATCTTGGCCGAGAGGAAAAAGCCAAGAATATTCTAAGTATGGAAAACCTCTCTGTAGGCAGATGCTAGGGAAAATCTTCCTTGATTGAGAGGCGTGTGGGAAAATCTGCCGTGACTAGTAGATGTATGGGAAAACTTGTCTCAGTCAGGTGGGCTGAGTAGGCGTTACCGATAACGTCGAGAAAAGTTATCACAACTGAGGGGAGCCTTACGGCATGACTGAGAATGCCAAGAAAACTTGGCATAGGTAAGTTGGCCAAGTAGACGTGGCCGAGAATACCTGCTGCTACCGGGTGGTCACGCAGGTGTGACTAAGAGACGTGGGCTAGTACGCATGGGTTGGCTGCCATGTGCGCATTACCGAGGGACGTGCGGGGAGTGCTCGTGCGTGGCTAATGAACGTGGGCATGATGGCCGGCTGCTCCAACCATCCGCTAAGGTGAGGGAGAATGTGAGCACTTGGTCATGAGCAAGTGGCCTTGACCAAGGGTGAGAACGGTTGCCATGGGCGGTTGCTAGAGCATGGTGCATGTTCTCCTTGACGAGCTTTAGCGGGAACGGTTGGAGTATGCAGTTCTACCATGATAGTTCCGCCAGTGTGGTGTGTGATTTatgagaacactcaaacactcaagggaatctcacacaaaccaaacaaaagaagacacatgaaattggtaacccagttcggcattCACTCGCCTACGTTTGGGGGGctaagcccggagataaacaatctactaaaagaggtgaaaataaatgaatacaaTCACTTTGTCACTCATACTCACAAATAAAGAttactaccctctctagattgtctagtgcccaCACTTTCTCACACTTCGGTGTcacacccaatctcagagcaaggtagcttatacaaacgcctcaatgtcccaaatatagtTCATACATCTTTtggaatctccgcggctactaactttagaatcttccaaaattagttaTTGCAACTCTTATTGTAACAAAACTTGCAACATGTCCCtgctgctgacttgactgagttctggttacgctGCGAACGACCTCAGGACCAATCAACCTcctggtcatgcttagtctgagtcggTGCAGCAAGATCTCTCGATCCCGACTACCGACAACTTGCCTACCTACTCAGTTCCTTACTATGCGGTCTCCTCGAAAGGGGTGTACGTCTTTGTACGTCTTCACaaaaactttccaaacttgatcttcaattcatccaagtttggccttTAAAgattttccaaac includes:
- the LOC120272439 gene encoding uncharacterized protein LOC120272439; amino-acid sequence: MVWWLQAASIITSMMMQIPTVRTTYWQAMHAWACTHHFQAHSWPLHVLTLLALRAIIYELWCSFSNKLFLTHSRKEEKGGDVCEGVRGGDDDIHRWEPPDHWMKEPASMWRRMVGERRGMEEKKGEAQDFSICIIDAFPAAKLK